A single window of Nicotiana sylvestris chromosome 5, ASM39365v2, whole genome shotgun sequence DNA harbors:
- the LOC104210971 gene encoding uncharacterized protein yields the protein MLRQVNVNLPFTEVLSQMPAYAKFLKEILTKKKNIEETSETVEGDWRDTIGANIFAAGRPNDYNHEGIVEDVLVQVDKFVFPVDFIVVNMEENKEVPLILGRSFLATGRVILDIHDRKQMLIVGEKTVTFEM from the exons ATGTTGAGACAGGTTAATGTAAACCTACCATTCACTGAAGTTCTCTCCCAAATGCCAGCTTATGCGAAGTTCTTGAAGGAGATCCttacaaagaagaaaaatatagaaGAGACCTCG GAAACTGTAGAAGGAGATTGGAGAGATACGATCGGTGCCAATATCTTTGCAGCTGGAAGACCAAACGACTATAACCACGAGGGGATAGTAGAAGATGTTTTGGTGCAGGTAGATAAGTTCGTATTTCCGGTAGATTTCATAGTGGTGAATATGGAGGAGAACAAGGAGGTCCCCCTCATCCTAGGAAGATCATTTTTAGCAACGGGTAGAGTTATATTGGATATACATGATAGAAAACAGATGCTTATAGTGGGTGAGAAGACGGTGACTTTTGAGATGTAG